The following DNA comes from Micromonospora chokoriensis.
GGCGAGACGCCGCTCCTGCTGCGTCAGACCCCCGCCGACGGTGGTGTCGCCACGGTGCACCTCGTCGGCGGGGCGGCCGGCCCGCTCGCCGGCGACGATCTGCGGCTGGAGATCGAGGTGGGCCCGGGCGCCGCGGTGCGGGTGCACACCGTCGCCGCGGCGATCGCCCTGCCGGGCCGGCCGGGCGCGGTGTCCCGGATGACGGTACGGGCGGTGGTGCACGCCGGAGCCACCCTGCACTGGCTTCCCGAGCAACTGGTCGCGGCGGCCGGCTGCGCGCACCTCGCCGAATCCCGGGTCGATCTGGCCGCGGGGTCGCGCCTGCGGTGGCGCGACGAGCTGGTCTGCGGCCGGTACGGCGAGTCGCCCGGCGGGGCGGTCGTGCACACGCAGGTCGACTACGCGGATCGGCCGCTGCTGCGTCAGTCCCTCGCGGTGGGGCCGCATGCGCCTGGCTGGGCCGGCCCCGCGGTGCTCGGTGGGGCGCCGGCCACCGGTTCGTTGCTGGTGGTCGACGAATCGCGACCCGTCGAGCCGGCGGCGGTGGACGGGACCGTCGCCCGACTGCCGCTGGCCGGCGGACCGGCGACCCTCTGGACCGCCACAGCCCCGGACGCGCACACCCTGCGCGCCCACCTCAGCCCGTAGGGAACGGCGGTCCCGGGCCCTCGATGTTCGGCATCCTCGCCCGAACCGGGACCGCCGCCCCATATGGTCGAGAACACCCGCGACTGTCGGTCGCGCGCGACGGTGCACAGGAGGCCGTGATGAGTGGAAGTGATCGACCCGAGGGCATCAGTCCGACGGCGGTGGAGGGAGCGCCGGGGCTGTGGCGCGTCGACCTGCAGAGGCACGACCTCAGCATTCCCGGGCGTGAGGTCGTGCAGAGCCGGGTGGAGTTCACGCCGGACTCGCCACCGTTCAAGCACTTCCACCCGGGCGAGGAGATCATCTGCGTGCTCCAGGGATCGCTGGAGTACACGCTCGAGGGTCAGCCACCAGTGGTGTGCAACGTGGGTGACGCCCTCACCGTGCCGTACGGGGTTCACCACCAGGCGAGGAACGTCGGCGACGGTGTCGCCGTCGAGCTGGCCACGTACGTCGTGGAGAAGGGCAAGCCGCTGCTCACCAAGGTCGAGTGAGGCGGCGCGGGTCAGCGGCGTGAGCCCGTCACGCCCGCGCGGTCGCCACGACGCGCCGGGTCGAGGCGGTCGACCAGGTCGTCAAGTCGCTCGACCAGGCCGGCGTCCGTCGGGATGCCCAGCTCGGCCAGGCTCGCCCGGACCCGCTGGTCGAGGCGTTCGTGCTCACGTCGGCCGCGCGCCGTCAGGTACGCGCGGATCCGTCGACGGTCCAGTGGGTCGATCCGGCGGAAGACGAGGTTGCGGTCGACGAGGTGGTCGACCAGTTTGGTGAGGGTGCCCGGAGGCAGCGACGCCTCGGCGGACACCTCGCTCATCGGGTGACCCTGGCCGTCGGCGAGGAGGCAGAGCACCCGCCACGCCTCGATGGTCAACGCGTCGTCGGCCAGCACGGCGCCCAGCCGGCGGGAGAGCAGCCGTTCGGCGCGGGTGAGCGAGCGCAGCAGGTCGGCTGGCGCCCCGGGCACGTCTGACATGCGACTCCCTGGTGCGGTGGCCCCGCCATGGTACCGAGTCGTCCCGGTCCGTGGTGAGCTCTGGCCTTCGGTCGTGGGTCGGGCAATCATGTGCTCATGTCCGCTCCGGCACCGCCGTGGCTGACCGTCGACAGTGCCGTGGTCAGCATCGCGCTGGTCTACCCCATGCGCGGGCCGGGCGGGATGTTCGGCCCCACCTGCGAACTGTGCGCGCAGCTCGCGGTGGAGGAGATCAACAGCTGTGGCGGGGTGCTGGGTCGTGAGCTGCGGCTGGTGCCGGTCGACGGTGGCGCGCCTCCGGCCGAGGTGGCCGCCGAGGTCGAGGCGTTGGTGTCGGTGGGGGCCGTGCAGGGGGTGACGGGGTGGCACATCTCGTCGGTGCGCCAGGCGCTGGCGCCCCGCGTCGCGCACCGGGTGCCGTATGTCTACACCGCACTCTACGAGGGCGGTGAGCGTACCGAAGGGGTCTTCCTGACCAGCGAGACGCCGGACGCCCAACTGTGGCCCGCGATGCGGCTGCTCGCGGGAGAGCAGCGGGTGCGTCGGTGGTTCGTGGTCGGCAACGACTACGTCTGGCCCCGCCGGACGGCACGGGCGGCGGCGCGGTACGCGGTGCGCGGCGGCGGGCAGGTGGTGGGCCGGCACTTCCTGCCGTTGGACGCGCACGACTTCGGCGAGGTGCTGCGGCGCATCGAGCACAGCGACGCGGACGCGGTGCTGATGCTGCTGGTCGGAGCGGACGCGGTGCGGTTCAACCGGGCGTTCGCCCGTTCCGGGTTGGACCAGCGCTGCCTGCGCCTGAGCACGCTGATGGACGAGAACATGCTGCTGGCCAGCGGTGCCGGCGCGACGCGTCGGTTGTACAGCACGGCGGGTTTCTTCGCCGGTCTGGTGACCCAGGAGAACCTGGACTTCCACGGCGACTTCGCCCGTCGCTTCGGGGTGGAGGCGCCGCCGCTGGGCAGCCTGGGGGAGTCGTGCTACGAGGGCGTGATGCTGCTCGCCGCGCTGATCGGCCAGGCCCGCACCCTCGACGTCCGGGCCATCGAGACGGCAGCGGACACGGTCGCGTACCACGGGCCGCGCGGGCGGTTGCAGCTGCGCGGTCGGCACGTACGTCAGCGCATCTATCTGGCCGAGGCCGACGGGCTCGACTTCACGGTGCTCGCCCAGCTCTGAGCCGCCGCGCCGGGAGCGGCCCGGTCCGGGTCGGCCGGACCCTTGACAGCCGCACCCGACCCGGACCTAAGATACTTCCTGCGTGAAGGATCTGCCCTCGGGGTCGGATTCCGCCAATGCGCGTCCCCGGTCGGTGAAATCGTCTCCCGACCTTTCTGGTGACTCCTTTTCTCAGCCTCTCTGAACGGCCGTAACCGTTTCTCCGACGGTGCCGGCCGTTTTTCGGTGTGCGCCCGTCCGGCAGCGCGGAAACAGTCAATTAAGGACCGGGAAACACTCGCGCAATGATGCCGGTCGACGCTTTCGGTGCCCATATCCGAGTCGATGCCCCGGGCCGACGTCCACCCGTCAGCCCGGCATCGCCCACGTCAGCTCCACCGGACCGCACCGACCGTCCTTTCGCCACTTCCTCAGTGCACCGCAGGGAGAGTAGATGTCACTGTTCCCCGGCCGCCGCATCCTGGCGGGTGCCATGACCCTTGTCGCCGCGGCCGCGTTGACCGCGTGCGGCAGTAAGACCGACGACGCGGCCAACGCGGCCGGCGTCACCGCCGACGTCTCCGGCGACACCGTCAAGGTGGGCCTGCTCAACTCGCTCTCCGGCACCATGGCGATCAGCGAGGTCACCGTCCGCGACTCCATCATGCTCGCCGTCGAGGAGATCAACGCGGCCGGCGGCGTCCTCGGCAGGAAGGTCCAGCCGGTCGGTGAGGACGGCGCCTCCGACTGGCCCACCTTCGCCGAGAAGGCCGAGAAGCTCATCTCCGAGGACCGGGTCGCCGCCGTCTTCGGCTGCTGGACGTCGGCCAGCCGCAAGGCCGTCAAGCCGGTGTTCGAGAAGAACAAGGCACTGCTGTTCTACCCCGTGCAGTACGAGGGGCTCGAACAGTCCCCCTACATCTTCTACACCGGAGCGACGACCAACCAGCAGATCGTTCCCGGGCTCGACTACCTGAAGGCGCAGGGTGTCACATCGGTCTATCTGGTCGGCAGTGACTACGTCTTCCCCCGTACCGCCAACAAAATCATCAAGGCGTACGCGACGGCGAACGGGATGACAGTTCTCGGCGAGGACTACGCGCCGCTCGGATCCACCGAGTTCGGCACCATCGTCAACAAGGTCAAGTCGTCCGGGGCAGCCGCCGTGTTCAACACGCTCAACGGCGACAGCAACGTCGCGTTCTTCAAGGAGTACAAGTCCGCCGGCCTGACCGCCGCCACCATGCCCGTGGTGTCGGTGTCGATCGCCGAGGAGGAGGTCAAGGGCATCGGCACCCAGTACCTGGAGGGTCAGCTGACCGCCTGGAACTACTACCAGACCACCCCCGGGGCGGCGAACTCGACGTTCGTGGCCGCGTACAAGGCGAAGTACGGCGCGGACAAGCCCACCAGCGACCCGATGGAGGCCGCGTACGTCGCCGTGCACCTGTGGAAGGCCATGGTCGAGAAGGCCGGCGCCTTCGACGTGGAGAAGGTCCGCGCCGCCTCCGACGGGATCACCTTCGACGCGCCGGAGGGCCTGGTCACGGTGGACGGCAAGACCCAGCACATCGCCAAGACCGCCCGGATCGGCAAGATCGGCGCGGACGGTCTGATCACCGAGGTGTGGAACTCCGGCAAGCCTGTCGTACCGGACCCGTACCTCAAGACCTATCCGTGGGCGAGCGGCCTGAGCTGACGACGCCGGCCCGGGTGGGGCGCGTCGCCGCGCGCCCCACCCGGGCCACCCGACCAGCAGTTCGGAGACCCACAGTGACAGTCCTCTTCGGTCAACTCTTCACCGGTATCAGCATCGGCGCGGTGCTGCTGCTCATCGCGCTCGGCCTCGCACTGACCTTCGGCCAGATGAACGTGATCAACATGGCGCACGGTGAGTTCATCATGGCCGGCGCGTACACCACCTACGTCCTCCAGCAGAGCATCACCGGGGCCGGCTGGTCCCTGGTGGTCGCGCTGCCGGTGGCGTTCGTGGTCGCCGGCACCATGGGCGCGCTCCTGGAGCTGCTGCTCATCCGCCGGCTGTACGCCCGACCGCTGGACACCCTGCTGGTCACCTGGGGCGTGTCGCTGATGCTGCAACAGCTGGCCCGGGACATCTTCGGCAGCCCGAACGTGCAGACCCGCGCGCCCGAGCTGCTGACCGGCAACGTGGCGCTCCCCGGTGGGCTGACCATCGCCAACAACCGGCTGTTCATCCTGGCCCTCGCGGTGGCCGCCGTCGCGGCCCTCACCCTGGGACTGCGGCTCACCCCGCTCGGGCGTCGCATCCGCGCGGTGGTGCAGAACCGGGACCTCGCCGCGGTGTCCGGCATCGCCACCTCCCGGGTCGACCGGACGACCTTCTTCGTCGGGTCCGGGCTGGCCGGGCTCGCCGGGGTGGCGCTGACCCTGCTCGGCCCGATCGGCCCGACGATGGGCACCAACCTGATCATCGATGCCTTCCTGGTGGTCGTGGTCGGCGGGATCGGCCAGCTCAAGGGCAGCGTGATCGTCGCCTTCGCCCTCGGCGTCCTGCAGGCCACCGGGGAGTACCTCACCACCCTCAGCGTCGCCAAGGTGATCGTGTTCGTGGCGATCGTCGCGTTCCTCCAGTGGCGGCCACAGGGCCTGTTCACCCTGCGGACCAGGAGCCTCGCATGACCGCCGTCACCCCCGCGCCGCCCAGCACCGCCGTCCGCCCCGCGCCCGCCGGCGCCGCACCACCGCACCCGCCGCGACAGCGGTCGCGGCTGCGCGCGGCGGCCGGCTTCGCGTTCGGCGCGGCCCTGCTGTTCGCCGTCGCACCCCTGGTGCTGTCGGACTTCCGGCTGTCCCTGCTCGCCAAGTACCTCTGCGTCGCCATGGTCGCCGTCGGCATCGGGATCGCCTGGGGCCGGGGCGGCATGCTCACCCTCGGCCAGGGCGTCTTCTTCGGCCTCGGCGGCTACGCGATGGCCATGCACCTCAAGCTCGCCGACGCGGGCCCGGGCGGGATGCCCGACTTCATGCAGCTGTACGGGCAACTCGACGAACTGCCGCTGTGGTGGCGACCGTTCGCCAGCCCGTGGTTCGCGCTGCCCGCGACGGTGCTGCTGCCGATGGCGGTCGCCTTCGGATTGGGCTCGCTGGTCTTCCGCCGCCGCGTCCGGGGCGCGTACTTCGCCATCCTCAGTCAGGCACTCGCCGCCGCGATGGTGATCCTGCTGATCGGCCAGCAGGGCACCACCGGTGGCACCAACGGCCTCACCGACATCAAGGGCTTCTTCGGGTACGACCTGGACGACCCGGTCAACCAGCGGATGGTCTACTTCGTCATCGCCGGCACCCTGTTGGCGTTGCTCGCGCTGGCCCGTCAGCTCATCCACAGCCGGTACGGCGAACTGCTGGTGGCGGTCCGCGACGCCGAGGAACGGGTCCGCTTCCTCGGCTACGACCCGGCGTCGGTCAAACTCGTGGCGTACGTGGTCGCGGCCGGGATGGCCGGGCTGGCCGGAGCGCTGTTCGTGCCGGCCGTGGGCATCATCTCGCCCGCGTTGATCGGGATCGTCCCGTCGATCGAGTTCGTCATCGGCGTCGCGGTGGGCGGCCGGGCCACCCTGCTCGGCCCGGTGCTCGGCGCGGTGGCGGTGGCGTGGGCGCGTACCGCCCTGTCGGAACGGTTCCCGGGCACCTGGACGTACCTCCAGGGGCTGCTCTTCGTGGTCGTGGTGGCGTTCCTTCCCGGCGGCCTGGCGTCGCTGTGGGCGCTGGCCCGCCGCCGCGACGGCAGCGGGACACCAGCGCGGCGGTGGTGGTCGCCACCGCGCCGACGACGCGTCGAGCGGGAGGTGACGACGGCATGAGCGGTGAACGATTGGACGGGTTGTCCGTCCGTGACGTGCGGGTCAGCTTCGACGGTTTCACCGCCGTGGACGGCGTGTCCCTGGAGGTGCCCGCCGGTGACATCCGGTTCCTGATCGGGCCGAACGGGGCCGGCAAGACCACCCTCGTGGACGCGATCACCGGCCTGGTCCGGGCCACCGGCTCGGTCCGGTTCGGCGCCGACGAGCTGTTGGGCCGCCCGGTGCACCGGATCAGTCGCCTGGGCATCGGACGGACGTTCCAGACGTCGGCGGTCTTCGAGGAGCTGTCGGTGGTGCAGAACCTCGACATCGCGGCGGGCGCCCGGCGCGGCTGGGCGACCCTGGCCCGCCGTCGGCGGGGTGTCCCCGACGACGTGGCCGCCGCGCTGGAGACCATCGGGCTGGTCGACCGGGCCGACCACCTCGCCGGGACGCTCGCGCACGGCCAGAAGCAGTGGCTGGAGATCGGGATGCTGCTGGTGCAGGACGCGCGGCTGCTGCTGCTCGACGAGCCGGTCGCCGGCATGAGCCACGAGGAACGCGACGCCACCGGAACGCTGCTGGAGACGGTGAGCCGGGACCGCACCGTGGTCGTGATCGAGCACGACATGGACTTCCTCCGCCGGTTCGCGCGCAGCGTCACGGTGCTGCACGCCGGACGGGTGCTCAGCGAGGGCACCGTGGCGCAGGTCCAGGCGGATCCGCGCGTGCAGGAGGTCTACCTCGGCCACCCGGTCGACGCCGGGTCGGCCCCCACCGGCCGGGAGGCATGATGCTGACGTTGCGTGCGGTGCACGCCGGGTACGGGCGCAGTCGGGTGCTGCACGGCGTCGACCTGGCCGTCCCGCCGGACGGGGTCGCCGCGGTGCTCGGGCACAACGGCGCCGGGAAGAGCACCCTGCTGCGGGTCGCCGCCGGGCTGCTGCGCCCGAGCGCCGGCACCGTCGAGCTGGACGGTGAGGACGTCACCCGCCTCGGGCCGCACGAGCGGGTGGCCCGGGGGATGGCGTACGTCCCGCAGGGCCAGCAGTGCTTCCCGCACCTGACCGCCGCGGAGAACCTGCGGCTGGTCGCCGACGGTCGGCGCGACGGCGCGGTGGCCACCGCCGAGGTGCTGGACCTGTTCCCGGCGCTGCGTCCGCTGCTGCGGCGGCGGGCCGGGCTGCTCTCCGGAGGTCAGCGTCAGCAACTGGCCATCGCCCGTGCCCTGATCACCCGGCCGAGACTGCTCATGCTTGACGAGCCGACCGAGGGCATCCAACCGTCGGTGGTCGCGGAGATCCAGGAACGGATCGTCGAGCTGACCCGGCAGTCCGGGTTCAGTGTGCTGCTCGTCGAGCAGCACCTGGGTTTCGCGCTGCGCGTGGCGGACCGCTACCAGGTGCTGGAGTCCGGCCGGGTCACCTCGCACGGCGACGGGGGTGTCACGGCGGAACGGGAGGTCCGGGCAGCGCTGGCCGTGTGAGTCGCCACCGGAGCCGACCGCCGACATCCGCGCGGGCACCGGCCGACGCGGCTAGACCGCTCCGTAATGGAGAGACAGCCCGGTGGCGGCCCGGTCGGCGGTGATCTGCAGCATGCTGCCCAGCATCGTCGCCCGGTCCGTCACCAGGGCCGTCCCGTCGGGCGCGTACGTGATCCGGTCGCTGATGAGCACCGGCGCTCTCTCGGCCTCGTCCAGATGCCGGGCCACGTCCGCGCTCAACACCTCCGGCCGGATCGTCTCCGCCGCCCGGGCCACCATCACCCCCAGGTCGGCCAGGGCCGCGTACAACGACGTGCCGGTGAAGTCCACGTCGTGCAACCGGCTCGCGTGCGGCTCGCGTACCCAGGAGATCTGGTGAATGGCGCGGCGGCCCGCGAACGCGCGGACCCGCTCGAGACGCAGGGCCGTCTCATCCTCGCGGACCCGCAACCGGGCCGCGACGCGCGAGGGCACGCGGCGCAGCGAGCGGGAGATCACCGTGGTGTGGACCTCGTGGCCCTGCTCGCGCAGGTCGTCGCCGAAGCTCCGCAGAGATCCCAACTGGTACGCCGCAGGGGACGGTGCGACGTAGGTGCCCTTGCCGGGCTTCTGGACGATCAACCCTTCGGCGCTCAGTTCGCCCAGGGCCTGCCGCAGCGTCATCAGGGTGACGCCGTACGCCGTGCTCAGCTCGCGTTGCGGGGGCAGTGCCTCGCCCGGCGCGTACCGACCCTCGCGGATCCTGGCGGCGAGGTCGGCGGCGATGGCCCGATAGCGTGCCACTGGTCTGCCTCCCGATGCGTCGACTGTCGCTCCCGTCGTCGACGGCCACCGCCGATCATCGCACGGAGGCCCCCCGCGACAGCTCGGCCCGCAGCGCCGCCACGAAGGCCCCGACCTCGGCCGGACCCGCCCCGTCGAGGATGCGCCGCATCACGGCCGCGCCGACGATGACCCCGTCGGCGACCGTCGCCGCCTCGCCCGCCTGCTCCGGGGTGGAGATCCCGAAGCCCACCAGCACGGGGAGGTCCGTGACCTGCTTGAGCCGGGCGGCCAGCGTGACGGCCGACGGTGCGAGCCGATCGCGTTCGCCGGTCGTCCCCATGATCGAGACGGCGTACACGAAACCCTGGCTGCGCCGACCGATCTCGGCGAGCCGGTCGTCCGGTGTGGCGGGCGAGGCGAGCAGGCTGACCTGCACGCCCGGCACGGCCAGTCCGTCCAGCTCGTCGAGGGGCAGGTCGGGCACGATCAGCCCGGTTACCCCGGCCGTCGTGAGCGCGTCGCCGAAGCCCGGCCGCAGCGCGATGTTGGCGTACGTGCTGGCGACGAGGGGGATTCCGACCCGCGCCTCGGCGAGGTCGTGCAGGACCGAGGTGGGGGTCGCGCCCCGGGCGAGCGCCGCGTCCGAGGCCTCCTGGATGGTGGGACCGTCGACAGTGGGATCCGAGAACGGCAACCCGACCTCGATCAGGTCGGCTCCCGCGTCCTCGAAGGCGTCGAGGAACGCGGTCCAGCCCGGTACGACACCGCCGGTGATGTAGGGCATCAGCAGCTTCATCCGAGATCCGCCTCCGCGATCAGGGTGGTCACGTCCTTGTCGCCGCGTCCGGAGAGGGTGACGAGCACCGTCGAGCCGCTGGGCAGCTCCGGGGTGCCGGCGGCGCGAACGACCCAGGCCACCGCGTGGGCCGACTCGATGGCGGGCAGTACGCCCTCCGCCCGCGCCAGGCGGACCGCGGCGCCGACCGCCTCCCCGTCGGAGACGGTGACGTAGCGGGCGCGTCCCAGATCGCGCAGGTACGCGTGTTCGGGGCCGACGCCGGGGTAGTCCAGCCCGGCCGCGATCGAGTGCGCCTCCCTGATCTGCCCGTGCTCGTCCTGGAGGAACAGCGACTGGAAGCCGTGCAGGACGCCGACCTCCCCGTTCGCCGCGCCGGAGCCGCCCTCGGCCTCCACCCCGACGAGCTTCGCCGACGTCTCGACGAAACCGGCGAAGGTGCCCGCCGCGTTGCTGCCGCCACCGACGCAGGCGACCACGTAGTCCGGCGTGGCGGTGGGCAGTTCGGCGGCGCACTGCCGCCGGGCCTCGTCACCGATGACGCGCTGGAACTCGCGGACCATCGTGGGATAGGGGTGTGGACCGATCACCGAGCCCACGCAGTAGTACGCCTCGTCGACGTCCGTCACCCAGTGGCGCAGCGCCTCGCTGGTGGCGTCCTTCAGCGTGCGGCTGCCGGTGGTCACCGCAACGACCTCGGCGCCCAGCAGCCGCATCCGGAAGAGGTTGTGCGCCTGGCGTTCCATGTCGCGTTCGCCCATGAACACCGTCACCGGCAACCCCAGCAGGGCGCCGGCCGTGGCCGTCGCGACGCCGTGCATGCCCGCTCCGGTCTCGGCGATCAGCCGCGTACGCCCCATGCGCCGGGCCAGCAACGCCTGGCCGAGCACGTTGTTGATTTTGTGTGACCCGGTGTGGGTCAGGTCCTCCCGCTTGAGCAGGACCGTCACGCCGAGTTCGGCGGACAGTCGCCGCGCCGGCGTCAGCGGGGTCGGCCGTCCCACGTGCGCCGACAGCAGCGCGGCGAAGCCGCCGCGGAACCCGGGATCGGCCCGCGCCTGCGTGAAGGCCTCGGCGACCGCCTCGCAGGCGGGTATCAGGGATTCCGGCACGTACCGTCCGCCGTAGCTCCCGTACCGACCCACCGTCGCTGTCCGCACTGTTATAGAACTCATGACACTGTTATAGAACAGTGGTGGTCATTCTGGCAATGGCG
Coding sequences within:
- a CDS encoding cupin domain-containing protein, translated to MSGSDRPEGISPTAVEGAPGLWRVDLQRHDLSIPGREVVQSRVEFTPDSPPFKHFHPGEEIICVLQGSLEYTLEGQPPVVCNVGDALTVPYGVHHQARNVGDGVAVELATYVVEKGKPLLTKVE
- the trpA gene encoding tryptophan synthase subunit alpha, whose product is MKLLMPYITGGVVPGWTAFLDAFEDAGADLIEVGLPFSDPTVDGPTIQEASDAALARGATPTSVLHDLAEARVGIPLVASTYANIALRPGFGDALTTAGVTGLIVPDLPLDELDGLAVPGVQVSLLASPATPDDRLAEIGRRSQGFVYAVSIMGTTGERDRLAPSAVTLAARLKQVTDLPVLVGFGISTPEQAGEAATVADGVIVGAAVMRRILDGAGPAEVGAFVAALRAELSRGASVR
- the urtD gene encoding urea ABC transporter ATP-binding protein UrtD, coding for MSGERLDGLSVRDVRVSFDGFTAVDGVSLEVPAGDIRFLIGPNGAGKTTLVDAITGLVRATGSVRFGADELLGRPVHRISRLGIGRTFQTSAVFEELSVVQNLDIAAGARRGWATLARRRRGVPDDVAAALETIGLVDRADHLAGTLAHGQKQWLEIGMLLVQDARLLLLDEPVAGMSHEERDATGTLLETVSRDRTVVVIEHDMDFLRRFARSVTVLHAGRVLSEGTVAQVQADPRVQEVYLGHPVDAGSAPTGREA
- the urtE gene encoding urea ABC transporter ATP-binding subunit UrtE, producing MLTLRAVHAGYGRSRVLHGVDLAVPPDGVAAVLGHNGAGKSTLLRVAAGLLRPSAGTVELDGEDVTRLGPHERVARGMAYVPQGQQCFPHLTAAENLRLVADGRRDGAVATAEVLDLFPALRPLLRRRAGLLSGGQRQQLAIARALITRPRLLMLDEPTEGIQPSVVAEIQERIVELTRQSGFSVLLVEQHLGFALRVADRYQVLESGRVTSHGDGGVTAEREVRAALAV
- the urtC gene encoding urea ABC transporter permease subunit UrtC, which translates into the protein MTAVTPAPPSTAVRPAPAGAAPPHPPRQRSRLRAAAGFAFGAALLFAVAPLVLSDFRLSLLAKYLCVAMVAVGIGIAWGRGGMLTLGQGVFFGLGGYAMAMHLKLADAGPGGMPDFMQLYGQLDELPLWWRPFASPWFALPATVLLPMAVAFGLGSLVFRRRVRGAYFAILSQALAAAMVILLIGQQGTTGGTNGLTDIKGFFGYDLDDPVNQRMVYFVIAGTLLALLALARQLIHSRYGELLVAVRDAEERVRFLGYDPASVKLVAYVVAAGMAGLAGALFVPAVGIISPALIGIVPSIEFVIGVAVGGRATLLGPVLGAVAVAWARTALSERFPGTWTYLQGLLFVVVVAFLPGGLASLWALARRRDGSGTPARRWWSPPRRRRVEREVTTA
- a CDS encoding urease accessory protein UreD, encoding MRALARLVARADGRGGTTLVELRGETPLLLRQTPADGGVATVHLVGGAAGPLAGDDLRLEIEVGPGAAVRVHTVAAAIALPGRPGAVSRMTVRAVVHAGATLHWLPEQLVAAAGCAHLAESRVDLAAGSRLRWRDELVCGRYGESPGGAVVHTQVDYADRPLLRQSLAVGPHAPGWAGPAVLGGAPATGSLLVVDESRPVEPAAVDGTVARLPLAGGPATLWTATAPDAHTLRAHLSP
- the urtA gene encoding urea ABC transporter substrate-binding protein — translated: MSLFPGRRILAGAMTLVAAAALTACGSKTDDAANAAGVTADVSGDTVKVGLLNSLSGTMAISEVTVRDSIMLAVEEINAAGGVLGRKVQPVGEDGASDWPTFAEKAEKLISEDRVAAVFGCWTSASRKAVKPVFEKNKALLFYPVQYEGLEQSPYIFYTGATTNQQIVPGLDYLKAQGVTSVYLVGSDYVFPRTANKIIKAYATANGMTVLGEDYAPLGSTEFGTIVNKVKSSGAAAVFNTLNGDSNVAFFKEYKSAGLTAATMPVVSVSIAEEEVKGIGTQYLEGQLTAWNYYQTTPGAANSTFVAAYKAKYGADKPTSDPMEAAYVAVHLWKAMVEKAGAFDVEKVRAASDGITFDAPEGLVTVDGKTQHIAKTARIGKIGADGLITEVWNSGKPVVPDPYLKTYPWASGLS
- the trpB gene encoding tryptophan synthase subunit beta is translated as MSSITVRTATVGRYGSYGGRYVPESLIPACEAVAEAFTQARADPGFRGGFAALLSAHVGRPTPLTPARRLSAELGVTVLLKREDLTHTGSHKINNVLGQALLARRMGRTRLIAETGAGMHGVATATAGALLGLPVTVFMGERDMERQAHNLFRMRLLGAEVVAVTTGSRTLKDATSEALRHWVTDVDEAYYCVGSVIGPHPYPTMVREFQRVIGDEARRQCAAELPTATPDYVVACVGGGSNAAGTFAGFVETSAKLVGVEAEGGSGAANGEVGVLHGFQSLFLQDEHGQIREAHSIAAGLDYPGVGPEHAYLRDLGRARYVTVSDGEAVGAAVRLARAEGVLPAIESAHAVAWVVRAAGTPELPSGSTVLVTLSGRGDKDVTTLIAEADLG
- a CDS encoding MarR family winged helix-turn-helix transcriptional regulator, whose amino-acid sequence is MSDVPGAPADLLRSLTRAERLLSRRLGAVLADDALTIEAWRVLCLLADGQGHPMSEVSAEASLPPGTLTKLVDHLVDRNLVFRRIDPLDRRRIRAYLTARGRREHERLDQRVRASLAELGIPTDAGLVERLDDLVDRLDPARRGDRAGVTGSRR
- a CDS encoding GntR family transcriptional regulator translates to MARYRAIAADLAARIREGRYAPGEALPPQRELSTAYGVTLMTLRQALGELSAEGLIVQKPGKGTYVAPSPAAYQLGSLRSFGDDLREQGHEVHTTVISRSLRRVPSRVAARLRVREDETALRLERVRAFAGRRAIHQISWVREPHASRLHDVDFTGTSLYAALADLGVMVARAAETIRPEVLSADVARHLDEAERAPVLISDRITYAPDGTALVTDRATMLGSMLQITADRAATGLSLHYGAV
- a CDS encoding substrate-binding domain-containing protein — its product is MSAPAPPWLTVDSAVVSIALVYPMRGPGGMFGPTCELCAQLAVEEINSCGGVLGRELRLVPVDGGAPPAEVAAEVEALVSVGAVQGVTGWHISSVRQALAPRVAHRVPYVYTALYEGGERTEGVFLTSETPDAQLWPAMRLLAGEQRVRRWFVVGNDYVWPRRTARAAARYAVRGGGQVVGRHFLPLDAHDFGEVLRRIEHSDADAVLMLLVGADAVRFNRAFARSGLDQRCLRLSTLMDENMLLASGAGATRRLYSTAGFFAGLVTQENLDFHGDFARRFGVEAPPLGSLGESCYEGVMLLAALIGQARTLDVRAIETAADTVAYHGPRGRLQLRGRHVRQRIYLAEADGLDFTVLAQL
- the urtB gene encoding urea ABC transporter permease subunit UrtB — its product is MTVLFGQLFTGISIGAVLLLIALGLALTFGQMNVINMAHGEFIMAGAYTTYVLQQSITGAGWSLVVALPVAFVVAGTMGALLELLLIRRLYARPLDTLLVTWGVSLMLQQLARDIFGSPNVQTRAPELLTGNVALPGGLTIANNRLFILALAVAAVAALTLGLRLTPLGRRIRAVVQNRDLAAVSGIATSRVDRTTFFVGSGLAGLAGVALTLLGPIGPTMGTNLIIDAFLVVVVGGIGQLKGSVIVAFALGVLQATGEYLTTLSVAKVIVFVAIVAFLQWRPQGLFTLRTRSLA